Proteins encoded together in one Bacteroides ovatus window:
- the pbpC gene encoding penicillin-binding protein 1C — protein sequence MNPIYKFFKRLSVTKKVMTISIALLMIGYIFCLPRQLFHVPYSTVVTDRNEELLGARIASDGQWRFPPRKTTPEKIKQCLITFEDKHFYHHWGVNPLSTGRALYQNLKNKRVVSGGSTLTMQTIRLARNKPRTIGEKVIEMIWATRLEFRTSKEEILSMYVSHAPFGGNVVGLDAAAWRYFGHSAEDLSWAESAMLAVLPNAPAMIHLSKGRKTLLSKRNRLLKQLFEEEIIDASTYELAISEPLPDEPHPLPQIAPHLVTRFYQERNGLYTRSTIDKGIQTHIESLAERWSNEFNRSDIRNLAILIIDIPTNQVVAYCGNVHFDRKQGGNQVDVIQAPRSTGSILKPFLYGAMLQEGSLLPQMLLPDVPVNINGFTPQNFSLQFEGAVPASEALARSLNIPAVTMLQRYGVPKFHHMLQQMGFKTINRSASHYGLSLILGGAEATLWDVTNAYAQMGRSLSNSHSNDLPQEKEVQILLGTEEKTVSERDGSRKVTSGKTISRKTTSRKDISEGVISEGVISAGAAWLTLSALTEVNRPEEIDWKSIPSMQTIAWKTGTSYGFRDAWAVGVTPRYAVGVWVGNATGEGKPGLVGAQTAGPVLFDIFNYLPSSPWFERPTGIFVDAEICRQSGHLKGRFCEETDTVLILPVGLRTEACPYHHLVTLSADESHRIYENCANTEPTIQKSWFALPPVWEWYYKQHHPEYKPLPPFKAGCGEDSFQPMQFIYPPMNAHIKLPKQLDGSKGFITVELAHSNPNATIFWHLDDTYQTQTQDFHKISLQPAPGKHSLTAVDGEGNTVSTTFFIE from the coding sequence ATGAATCCTATATATAAATTCTTCAAACGATTATCTGTTACTAAGAAAGTAATGACAATAAGCATTGCTCTTTTGATGATAGGATACATCTTTTGCCTTCCCCGGCAACTGTTTCATGTACCCTACTCCACCGTTGTGACTGATCGAAACGAAGAATTACTGGGAGCACGTATCGCTTCGGATGGTCAATGGCGGTTTCCTCCCCGAAAGACAACACCTGAAAAAATCAAGCAATGTCTTATTACCTTCGAAGATAAACACTTTTACCACCATTGGGGAGTTAATCCGCTATCTACCGGAAGAGCACTCTATCAGAATTTAAAGAATAAACGTGTTGTAAGCGGAGGCAGTACCCTTACCATGCAGACCATCCGTCTCGCCCGGAACAAACCCAGAACTATCGGAGAGAAAGTCATCGAAATGATCTGGGCTACCCGTTTGGAGTTTCGGACTTCCAAAGAGGAAATCTTATCCATGTATGTCTCCCATGCACCATTCGGAGGAAATGTAGTAGGACTGGATGCTGCTGCCTGGCGCTACTTCGGTCATTCTGCCGAAGATTTATCATGGGCGGAATCAGCCATGCTGGCCGTCCTGCCCAATGCCCCCGCCATGATTCATCTATCCAAAGGACGAAAAACACTACTTTCCAAACGCAACCGTTTATTGAAACAACTTTTTGAAGAAGAGATTATTGATGCGTCCACCTATGAATTGGCTATCAGCGAACCGTTACCCGACGAACCACATCCTCTTCCTCAAATAGCCCCCCACCTGGTTACCCGCTTTTATCAAGAAAGAAACGGATTATATACCCGCTCAACCATCGATAAAGGAATACAAACCCATATAGAGAGTTTGGCGGAACGGTGGAGCAATGAATTTAATCGAAGTGATATCCGTAACCTGGCTATCCTAATTATAGACATTCCCACCAATCAAGTGGTAGCATACTGCGGAAATGTACATTTCGACCGTAAGCAAGGGGGGAATCAAGTAGACGTGATTCAAGCTCCCAGAAGTACAGGCAGTATTTTAAAACCCTTTCTCTATGGTGCCATGCTACAGGAGGGAAGTCTATTACCGCAAATGCTGTTACCGGACGTACCCGTTAATATCAACGGCTTTACTCCACAAAACTTCAGCCTGCAGTTTGAAGGAGCCGTCCCCGCTTCCGAAGCTCTTGCCCGCTCATTGAATATCCCGGCTGTCACCATGTTACAAAGATATGGAGTACCCAAATTTCATCACATGCTGCAACAAATGGGGTTCAAGACTATCAACCGATCAGCCTCCCATTATGGATTATCACTCATTTTAGGAGGTGCCGAAGCTACTTTATGGGATGTGACGAATGCTTATGCACAAATGGGACGAAGCCTCTCCAACAGTCATTCCAACGACCTTCCCCAAGAAAAGGAAGTGCAGATACTACTGGGAACAGAAGAAAAGACAGTTTCGGAAAGAGATGGTTCAAGAAAAGTTACTTCAGGAAAGACCATTTCAAGAAAAACAACTTCGAGAAAGGATATATCAGAAGGAGTTATTTCAGAAGGAGTCATTTCGGCAGGAGCGGCCTGGCTCACCCTTTCCGCCTTAACAGAAGTCAACCGCCCTGAAGAAATTGACTGGAAATCAATCCCCTCGATGCAGACTATCGCATGGAAGACCGGAACGAGTTACGGATTCCGTGATGCCTGGGCCGTTGGCGTGACTCCCCGCTATGCAGTAGGCGTATGGGTAGGAAATGCAACCGGAGAAGGAAAACCCGGATTGGTCGGTGCACAGACAGCCGGTCCCGTATTATTCGATATATTCAATTATCTCCCATCTTCACCCTGGTTTGAACGTCCCACAGGAATTTTTGTTGATGCAGAGATATGCCGTCAATCCGGTCATCTGAAAGGACGTTTCTGTGAAGAAACCGACACCGTACTGATCCTTCCCGTCGGATTACGGACAGAGGCTTGTCCTTACCATCATCTCGTCACACTATCCGCCGACGAAAGCCACCGCATCTATGAAAACTGTGCAAACACGGAACCTACCATTCAGAAATCATGGTTTGCCCTGCCGCCCGTATGGGAATGGTACTATAAACAACACCATCCGGAATATAAACCGCTGCCACCTTTCAAAGCCGGCTGCGGAGAAGATTCTTTCCAACCCATGCAGTTCATCTACCCTCCGATGAACGCCCACATCAAGCTGCCCAAGCAACTGGATGGCAGCAAAGGCTTTATCACGGTGGAACTGGCACACAGCAATCCCAATGCCACTATCTTCTGGCATCTCGACGACACCTATCAGACACAGACACAGGATTTCCACAAAATTTCCCTGCAACCTGCTCCCGGCAAACATTCCCTGACGGCAGTAGACGGAGAAGGCAACACAGTTTCCACCACTTTCTTTATCGAATAA
- a CDS encoding alpha-2-macroglobulin family protein produces the protein MGQTKTTRSISATGLFLLIMMTVGLYSCTRTQKDIIPSADYAPYVNAYTGGVISQNSTIRIELTHDQPMVDMNNELKSNPFSFSPSLKGKAYWVSNNTIEFVPEEGALKPGTLYEGTFRLGDFIEVDKKLKEFNFSFRVQERNFTLQLESLPITATRPNEINIKGEIRFSDVVKKEEVEKMLTASDGKKSYPVEVTATDNHTRYLFSIRQIPREADDYPLTITANGNAAGIDRKQSEEVLIPAKDCFRFMSAERIDQPENGIEIVFSAPLSTTQDLKGLIEIPEISSSIFQISENRVFIYFEANTQNKLTLNIHEGVKDCQGKALGTSHTISFSEVSLKPQVEMSTTAAILPDSKSLIIPFRAVNLYAVDLSVIRIFENNVLMFMQTNSLASANELRRSGRLVYKKTLWLAKDASKDIHHWGDYSIDLAGLIHQEPGAIYRVILSFRQEYSAYPCGGGENQDMKFADSSTSDGLTKVSGSVLSEEDEAIWNTPEAYYYYNGGTMDWSVYRWTERDNPCHPSYYMDSDRAAACNVFASNLGMIVKRNSLNKLWIAVSNILDTKPIGKAQVTAYNFQLQPIGKGETNGEGFVEITPNGVPFIIVAESDKQKAYVRVVDGEEQSVSRFDVGGKDIQKGLKGFIYGERGVWRPGDTLHISFILEDREKRIPDKHPVALEIYNPRGQFYTKMISTQGMNGFYTFDVPTQATDPTGLWNAYIKVGGTTFHKGLRIETIKPNRLKINLALPKVLQATDKNFYAPLTSTWLTGATASKLKAKVEMSLSKVNTQFKNYGQYIFNNPATDFTTIKTDIFDGTLDAEGKANVMLKVPTATEAPGMLNATFTTRVFEPGGDASIYTQTIPFSPFTSYVGINLNQPKGKYIETDKDHVFDIVTVNTQGQLVNSSNLEYKIYRIGWSWWWENSGESFGTYINNSSITPVASGNLQTRGGKASFKFRIDYPSWGRYLVYVKDKESGHATGGTVYVDWPEWRGRSSKTDPSGIKMLAFSLNKDSYEIGETATAIIPAAAGGRALVSIENGSTVLRQEWIEVSNGGDTKYTFKITPEMTPNVYLHISLLQPHAQTVNDLPIRMYGVVPVFVTNSQTVLQPQIQMPEVLRPETNFNVTVSEKTGKPMTYTLAIVDDGLLDLTNFKTPDPWNDFYSREALGIRTWDMYDNVLGASAGSYSSLFSTGGDATLKPADAKANRFKPVVKFIGPFYLGKGKSQTHTLKLPMYVGSVRAMVVAGQEGAYGNAEKTAFVRTPLMMLSTLPRVLSIQEEITVPVNIFAMENQVKNVTVSLQASGGGVQIVGANQQSLKFSQPGDQLVFFTLKTGSKTGKATIHLTANGGGQQTKETIEIEVRNPNPIVTLRNSQWAEAGQSKELSYNLSSSSANNQIKLEVSRIPSVDISRRFDFLYNYQHHCTEQLTSKALPLLFVGQFKTIDKIEAEKIKTNLQEAIRQIYGRQLPNGGFVYWPGNAVADEWISSYAGMFLTLAQEKGYAVHSNVLNKWKRFQRAAAQNWRMPQDASGWQQWQSELQQAFRLYTLALAGAPEYGAMNRMKEQAGLSIQAKWRLAATYALTGKMKPAEELVYNAETTVSPYSSMNQIYGSSDRDEAMILETLILMNRERDALQQAKVVSKNLSQEEWFSTQSTAFALMAMGRLAEKLSGTLDFVWTWNDKQQPAVKSAKAVFEKEIATTPKSGMIAVKNQGKGALSVDLITRTQLLNDTLPAISDNLRMDIRYANLNGTPISVNDIIQGTDFMAITSISNISGTSDYTNLALTHIIPSGWEIYNERMVAPETESGAADGSGKSVSKYNYLDIRDDRVLTYFNLRRGETKVFTVRLQATYAGNFILPAVQCEAMYDVNVQARSKAGRTTVSR, from the coding sequence ATGGGACAAACAAAGACTACACGTAGCATCAGTGCTACCGGACTATTCTTACTTATCATGATGACTGTGGGCCTATATTCATGCACACGCACTCAAAAAGACATCATTCCTTCTGCCGATTATGCACCGTATGTAAATGCGTATACGGGAGGAGTCATCTCGCAAAATTCGACCATACGTATAGAACTGACCCACGACCAACCCATGGTGGATATGAACAATGAGTTAAAAAGCAATCCGTTCAGTTTCTCACCTTCATTAAAAGGAAAAGCATATTGGGTTAGCAACAACACCATTGAATTTGTGCCCGAAGAAGGAGCGCTGAAACCGGGAACACTTTACGAAGGAACTTTCCGGCTCGGAGACTTCATCGAAGTGGACAAAAAGCTGAAAGAGTTCAACTTCTCATTCCGTGTACAGGAACGTAACTTCACCCTGCAACTGGAATCATTGCCGATTACAGCTACCCGACCGAATGAAATAAATATTAAAGGAGAGATACGTTTCAGCGACGTAGTGAAAAAGGAAGAGGTAGAAAAGATGCTGACTGCCAGTGACGGAAAAAAGAGTTATCCGGTGGAAGTCACCGCAACCGACAATCATACCCGGTATTTGTTTAGTATCAGACAAATCCCCAGAGAAGCTGATGATTACCCCTTGACTATCACAGCCAACGGCAACGCAGCCGGCATCGACCGTAAACAAAGCGAAGAAGTACTGATACCGGCGAAAGATTGTTTCCGTTTCATGTCTGCCGAACGCATCGACCAACCGGAAAATGGAATCGAGATTGTTTTCTCCGCTCCCTTATCCACTACTCAAGATTTAAAAGGACTGATTGAGATCCCGGAAATCTCCTCATCGATCTTCCAAATCAGTGAGAACAGAGTTTTTATCTATTTCGAAGCAAACACACAGAACAAACTGACGTTGAATATCCATGAAGGAGTCAAAGACTGTCAAGGTAAAGCATTGGGAACTTCTCATACGATCTCATTCAGTGAAGTAAGTCTGAAGCCACAAGTGGAAATGTCTACTACCGCCGCTATCCTGCCCGATTCGAAAAGTCTGATTATTCCTTTCAGGGCTGTCAACCTATACGCTGTGGATTTGAGCGTGATCCGCATTTTCGAGAACAATGTATTGATGTTTATGCAAACCAATTCACTGGCCTCGGCCAATGAGCTACGCCGTTCGGGAAGACTGGTTTACAAGAAAACATTATGGCTTGCCAAAGATGCTTCCAAAGACATTCATCATTGGGGAGATTACTCGATAGACCTTGCCGGATTAATCCACCAGGAACCGGGTGCCATCTATCGTGTCATACTTTCATTTCGTCAGGAATACTCCGCTTATCCTTGTGGAGGAGGCGAGAATCAGGATATGAAATTCGCCGACAGCAGCACCTCCGACGGGCTGACCAAAGTAAGTGGAAGTGTTTTGTCCGAAGAAGATGAAGCAATCTGGAATACCCCCGAAGCCTACTATTATTACAATGGCGGAACAATGGACTGGAGTGTGTACCGATGGACGGAACGCGACAACCCCTGCCATCCGTCTTATTATATGGATTCAGACCGGGCAGCTGCCTGCAACGTTTTTGCTTCCAACCTGGGAATGATTGTAAAACGGAACTCACTGAATAAACTGTGGATTGCCGTTAGTAATATTTTGGATACAAAACCGATAGGGAAAGCACAGGTAACAGCGTATAATTTCCAGTTACAACCCATAGGGAAAGGAGAAACCAATGGAGAAGGATTCGTTGAAATCACTCCGAACGGTGTGCCTTTCATTATCGTGGCAGAATCGGACAAGCAAAAAGCGTACGTCCGCGTTGTGGACGGTGAAGAACAGTCCGTCAGCAGATTCGACGTGGGAGGAAAAGATATTCAAAAGGGACTGAAAGGATTTATATATGGCGAAAGAGGAGTATGGCGCCCGGGAGACACGCTGCACATTTCCTTTATATTGGAAGACCGCGAAAAGAGAATCCCCGACAAGCATCCCGTAGCACTGGAGATTTACAATCCGAGAGGACAGTTCTACACAAAAATGATTTCAACACAAGGAATGAACGGATTCTATACATTCGACGTTCCGACACAGGCAACAGACCCGACCGGACTTTGGAATGCGTATATTAAGGTGGGAGGAACCACCTTCCACAAAGGTCTGCGTATCGAAACCATAAAGCCCAACCGCTTGAAAATAAATCTGGCATTGCCGAAGGTGCTTCAAGCCACGGACAAGAATTTCTATGCCCCACTCACTTCAACCTGGCTGACAGGAGCAACTGCCTCCAAACTGAAAGCCAAAGTAGAAATGTCTTTATCGAAAGTGAATACACAGTTTAAGAATTACGGACAATATATCTTTAACAATCCGGCTACGGATTTCACGACTATCAAAACAGATATATTTGACGGCACACTGGATGCAGAAGGAAAAGCAAATGTCATGCTGAAAGTTCCGACCGCAACGGAAGCGCCGGGTATGCTGAACGCCACTTTCACCACCCGCGTGTTCGAACCGGGAGGAGATGCCAGCATCTACACTCAAACAATTCCATTCTCACCATTCACCTCTTATGTCGGTATCAATCTGAACCAGCCAAAAGGCAAATATATTGAAACTGACAAAGATCATGTATTCGATATTGTAACTGTAAACACGCAGGGACAGTTAGTGAACAGTTCTAATCTGGAATACAAAATATACCGCATCGGCTGGAGTTGGTGGTGGGAAAACAGTGGTGAATCTTTCGGAACGTATATCAACAACAGTTCCATCACTCCTGTTGCCAGCGGCAATTTACAGACAAGAGGCGGAAAAGCATCTTTCAAATTCCGTATCGATTATCCGTCATGGGGACGCTACCTGGTTTACGTGAAAGATAAAGAGAGTGGACATGCCACCGGAGGTACAGTTTATGTTGACTGGCCGGAATGGCGGGGACGTTCGAGCAAGACTGATCCCAGCGGTATCAAGATGCTTGCTTTCTCGCTGAACAAAGATTCTTATGAAATAGGAGAAACAGCCACAGCAATCATTCCTGCAGCAGCGGGAGGACGTGCACTGGTATCCATAGAAAACGGTTCTACCGTATTACGACAAGAATGGATAGAGGTTTCCAACGGAGGAGATACGAAATATACATTCAAGATTACACCGGAGATGACTCCGAATGTATATCTGCATATCAGTCTGTTACAGCCTCACGCGCAAACAGTCAATGACCTGCCTATCCGTATGTATGGCGTCGTTCCGGTATTCGTGACTAACAGTCAGACGGTGTTGCAACCGCAGATACAGATGCCGGAAGTGTTACGCCCGGAAACCAACTTCAATGTGACCGTCAGCGAAAAGACCGGAAAACCGATGACTTATACATTAGCTATTGTAGACGACGGTTTGCTGGATCTTACCAATTTCAAAACCCCGGACCCATGGAATGATTTCTATTCACGCGAAGCACTCGGCATCCGGACATGGGATATGTATGATAATGTATTGGGAGCTTCCGCCGGAAGTTACAGTTCACTTTTCAGTACGGGTGGAGACGCCACATTAAAACCTGCCGATGCAAAAGCAAACCGCTTCAAACCGGTAGTCAAGTTTATAGGTCCTTTCTATCTGGGAAAAGGTAAGAGCCAGACGCATACGCTGAAACTTCCGATGTATGTAGGTTCGGTACGTGCCATGGTGGTTGCCGGACAAGAGGGAGCGTACGGCAATGCGGAAAAAACGGCTTTCGTGCGGACTCCGTTAATGATGTTGTCCACCTTGCCCCGTGTGCTTAGTATTCAGGAAGAAATCACCGTTCCGGTAAATATCTTTGCGATGGAAAATCAAGTGAAGAATGTAACCGTATCACTTCAGGCATCCGGTGGAGGAGTACAGATTGTAGGGGCCAACCAACAGTCGCTCAAATTTAGCCAACCGGGTGACCAGCTCGTGTTCTTTACCTTAAAAACAGGTAGTAAAACAGGAAAGGCTACCATCCATCTGACAGCCAATGGTGGCGGACAACAAACTAAAGAAACCATTGAAATAGAAGTACGCAACCCGAATCCGATAGTAACCCTGCGCAACAGTCAATGGGCAGAAGCCGGACAAAGCAAAGAACTTTCATACAATCTAAGCAGTTCTTCTGCAAATAACCAGATAAAGCTGGAAGTATCACGCATACCTTCGGTTGATATCAGCCGCCGGTTCGACTTCTTATACAACTATCAGCACCATTGTACGGAACAGTTGACTTCCAAGGCTTTGCCTCTTCTGTTTGTCGGTCAATTCAAAACAATAGATAAGATAGAAGCCGAAAAGATAAAGACAAATCTACAGGAAGCTATCCGGCAGATTTATGGTCGTCAACTCCCCAATGGCGGATTTGTATATTGGCCGGGAAATGCTGTTGCCGACGAATGGATCAGTTCTTATGCAGGAATGTTCCTGACACTGGCACAAGAAAAAGGATACGCCGTTCATTCGAACGTATTGAACAAGTGGAAGCGTTTCCAACGTGCTGCCGCACAGAACTGGCGGATGCCGCAGGATGCAAGCGGCTGGCAACAATGGCAGTCGGAATTGCAACAGGCTTTCCGTTTATATACGCTTGCATTGGCAGGAGCACCGGAATATGGGGCCATGAACCGGATGAAAGAACAGGCAGGATTATCCATTCAGGCTAAATGGAGACTGGCAGCAACCTATGCACTGACCGGAAAGATGAAACCGGCTGAAGAACTGGTGTATAATGCGGAAACAACAGTAAGCCCCTACTCTTCCATGAATCAGATTTACGGTTCCTCCGACCGTGATGAAGCTATGATTCTGGAAACACTGATCCTGATGAACCGGGAACGGGATGCTTTACAGCAGGCAAAAGTCGTTTCAAAGAATCTGTCACAAGAGGAGTGGTTCAGTACACAATCCACCGCTTTTGCTCTTATGGCAATGGGACGTCTGGCTGAAAAGCTGTCAGGCACATTGGATTTCGTATGGACATGGAACGACAAACAACAACCTGCCGTGAAATCGGCTAAAGCTGTGTTTGAAAAGGAAATCGCCACCACTCCCAAATCCGGTATGATTGCTGTGAAGAATCAAGGAAAAGGAGCGCTTAGCGTAGACCTTATCACACGCACACAGTTGTTGAACGATACATTACCGGCCATCAGCGACAATCTTCGCATGGATATAAGATATGCCAACCTGAACGGTACACCGATCTCTGTCAATGATATTATACAGGGAACTGACTTTATGGCTATCACCTCCATATCCAATATTAGCGGAACTTCCGATTACACCAATCTGGCACTGACGCATATCATACCGTCCGGTTGGGAAATATACAACGAAAGAATGGTTGCCCCCGAAACGGAAAGCGGAGCAGCCGACGGTTCCGGTAAATCCGTCAGCAAATATAATTATCTGGATATACGCGATGACAGGGTATTAACTTATTTCAATTTGCGTCGTGGTGAAACAAAAGTATTCACTGTCAGACTGCAAGCGACTTATGCAGGTAACTTTATTCTTCCTGCCGTTCAATGTGAAGCAATGTATGATGTAAACGTACAGGCACGCAGCAAAGCGGGAAGAACAACTGTCAGTCGATAG
- a CDS encoding FKBP-type peptidyl-prolyl cis-trans isomerase: protein MGKKKEYKEANRRFLKKLSFQEGVFALPCGIYYKVLETGESTISPGARSIVTVHYKGSLIDGQVFDNSYERTCPDALRLSDVIEGWQVALQKMHVGDKWIIYIPYAMGYGIKSFDSIPAYSTLIFEVELLGVA from the coding sequence ATGGGGAAAAAGAAAGAATACAAAGAGGCCAATCGGCGATTTTTGAAAAAACTATCTTTTCAGGAAGGTGTTTTCGCGTTGCCGTGTGGAATCTATTACAAAGTTTTGGAAACTGGCGAAAGTACGATTTCTCCGGGTGCACGGAGCATTGTTACCGTGCATTACAAAGGAAGTCTGATTGATGGCCAGGTGTTTGATAATTCTTATGAGCGTACTTGTCCCGATGCCCTACGTCTTAGTGATGTAATAGAAGGGTGGCAGGTGGCACTTCAGAAAATGCATGTTGGTGATAAATGGATTATTTATATTCCTTATGCAATGGGATACGGTATCAAATCTTTTGATTCTATTCCTGCCTACTCGACATTGATCTTCGAAGTGGAATTGCTTGGTGTTGCATAG
- a CDS encoding LytTR family transcriptional regulator DNA-binding domain-containing protein: protein MNIDNCNHTDTEKHQEEKIFLYTTITGNLQLIHLEQIGYFRYNSKSKLWEAVLNNNHTLALKRNTNSQKILSLHPYLIQISQSHIINISYLVSIEDNNCILLPPFNEMELLQVSKSFMKKLKEKYPCI from the coding sequence ATGAATATTGACAATTGTAATCACACCGACACAGAAAAACATCAAGAAGAAAAGATCTTTTTATATACTACCATTACTGGAAACTTGCAACTAATCCATTTAGAACAGATTGGCTATTTCCGGTATAACTCCAAGAGTAAACTATGGGAAGCTGTATTAAATAATAATCATACCCTGGCACTCAAAAGAAATACAAACTCACAAAAGATATTGAGTCTGCATCCCTATCTTATCCAGATTAGCCAGTCACACATTATCAATATAAGCTATCTGGTTTCGATTGAAGACAACAATTGCATATTGCTTCCTCCATTTAATGAGATGGAACTTTTACAAGTAAGCAAGTCTTTTATGAAAAAGCTAAAAGAAAAATATCCATGTATCTGA
- a CDS encoding AraC family transcriptional regulator, translated as MGITHLSIELTLDLIALIIGIILIIRAKDNYPKLYWGIIATGIGIMFSWENIGWLTIVTDTPEYNFTELLNIEKMLKWYALANIVALFPIASLSPGYLNHFRIFTFLLLPIITITVGISYLGFNGNITPIHSIDEIIPNIHQIDVKLRVCIFLLSVFTPLVLLIYPMMNNKTYRRINNNMYLFIGFLFVFLGIYILFTLNINEFVFNLFGIMAIVFTVLFSIQYLRYENPFSNHINMIHNAKNTESTIMLQAGKPSPTLPLFSTIEAYLQEQHPYTDQRYNIELLAKSLNKQEHDISAAIKSQGFTGFREYINYLRLEYFRQLAAENPKSNVKELMFACGFTSRATFYRNFSEKYGVSPSKFIENQRVEQ; from the coding sequence ATGGGAATTACACATCTATCTATTGAGCTTACACTTGATCTGATTGCGTTAATTATAGGAATCATCCTTATTATACGTGCTAAAGACAATTATCCGAAATTATATTGGGGAATTATAGCAACCGGCATCGGCATTATGTTTTCATGGGAAAATATCGGATGGTTGACAATTGTCACAGACACTCCGGAATACAACTTCACAGAATTGCTCAACATAGAGAAAATGCTCAAATGGTATGCTTTAGCAAATATTGTAGCCCTGTTCCCTATCGCTTCTTTATCACCGGGCTATCTGAACCATTTCAGAATATTTACTTTTCTATTATTACCCATCATTACGATAACTGTAGGAATCAGTTATTTAGGTTTCAATGGGAATATCACTCCCATCCACTCCATAGATGAAATTATTCCGAATATCCATCAAATAGATGTCAAGCTTAGGGTTTGCATATTCCTGTTATCCGTTTTTACCCCACTCGTTCTTCTTATTTATCCGATGATGAATAACAAGACCTACCGCAGGATAAATAATAACATGTATCTATTCATCGGTTTTCTATTCGTATTTTTAGGGATATACATTTTGTTCACTCTAAATATCAATGAATTTGTTTTCAATCTGTTCGGCATTATGGCAATCGTTTTTACGGTCTTATTCTCCATACAATATTTACGTTATGAGAATCCGTTTTCGAACCATATAAACATGATTCATAATGCAAAGAATACGGAAAGCACTATAATGCTACAAGCTGGAAAGCCATCTCCTACTCTCCCGCTCTTCTCAACGATTGAAGCCTATCTTCAGGAACAGCATCCCTATACCGATCAACGGTATAATATAGAACTTTTAGCCAAGTCCCTGAATAAACAGGAACATGATATTTCAGCAGCAATCAAAAGTCAGGGCTTTACAGGTTTCCGGGAATACATTAATTATCTTCGACTGGAATATTTCAGACAGTTAGCCGCCGAAAATCCAAAGAGTAATGTAAAAGAACTGATGTTTGCATGCGGTTTCACCTCCCGGGCAACTTTCTATCGTAACTTTTCAGAAAAGTATGGTGTATCACCCAGTAAATTCATTGAGAATCAAAGAGTAGAACAATAA
- a CDS encoding DUF1622 domain-containing protein has protein sequence MLLTFLNTLATIISVISLLIVTYGVLVCFIAFLRNEIKRFNGTYTVNNIRQLRADFGTYLLLGLEFLIASDILKTVVDPTLDELAILGGVVVVRTVLSVFLNKEIKELAENDSAKEI, from the coding sequence ATGCTACTCACATTCTTAAATACACTTGCCACTATTATCAGTGTTATTAGTCTGCTAATTGTCACTTACGGAGTATTAGTCTGCTTCATCGCCTTTTTACGCAATGAAATAAAACGATTCAACGGAACATATACGGTTAACAATATACGGCAGTTGAGGGCGGATTTTGGCACTTACCTTTTGCTTGGATTGGAATTTCTAATTGCTTCCGACATACTAAAAACTGTGGTTGATCCAACGTTGGACGAATTGGCAATCCTGGGTGGAGTGGTTGTAGTAAGAACTGTGCTTTCTGTATTTTTGAATAAAGAGATCAAAGAATTGGCCGAAAATGATTCAGCGAAAGAAATATAG